A region from the Cannabis sativa cultivar Pink pepper isolate KNU-18-1 chromosome 9, ASM2916894v1, whole genome shotgun sequence genome encodes:
- the LOC115722390 gene encoding protein NEN1 produces the protein MGSSEDRYEIAFFDVETTVPTRAGVKFAILEFGSILVCPRRLEELENYSTLVRPIDLSLISSLSVRCNGITREAVTAAPSFRDIADRVYDILHGRIWAGHNILRFDCARIREAYADIGRPAPEPKGTIDSLALLTQKFGRRAGDMKMATLATYFGLGQQTHRSLDDVRMNLEVLKYCATVLFLESSLPEILTTNSWISPNAITRSRSSNEKLSPEGTSSNVNLRPASLNNGNMQTLTSTNQMMIENHPISSLVVPNREAESNQPQQDPFNMAQLTTEIMVETANSQQTDVNMDERSISVSSDLSSTGEFLEPDSVSIPFISGSFVPFIRGSKKIKLMHGDNTLQLQCARLKVRFGISTKFIDLAGRPKLNFVVDAPPSLCTVLDSCNNIVQKMTVESESNSEWRPVVNRKFCPPNNPTIRLHIPTAVCGEIAIYATEIYQKESSGSVQRLVFSKFDAAELNSLLPPGTFVDAFFSLDPYDYQQNAGVRLVAKKLIIHSD, from the exons ATGGGTTCGAGTGAAGATCGGTATGAGATTGCATTTTTCGATGTGGAAACAACTGTTCCAACCAGAGCTGGAGTGAAATTTGCCATTTTGGAATTCGGTTCGATACTGGTTTGTCCAAGGAGGCTAGAGGAGTTGGAGAATTACTCCACATTGGTCAGACCTATCGACCTTTCCCTCATTTCTTCTTTGTCTGTACGCTGCAATGGCATTACCCGTGAGGCTGTCACCGCTGCCCCATCTTTCAGAGACATTGCTGATAGGGTCTACGACATTCTCCATG GACGGATATGGGCAGGTCACAATATACTGAGATTTGATTGTGCTCGGATTCGTGAGGCATACGCTGACATTGGTAGACCAGCACCAGAACCGAAGGGTACAATTGATTCATTGGCTTTGTTGACTCAGAAATTTGGACGAAGAGCTGGTGATATGAAG ATGGCTACCCTTGCAACATATTTTGGGCTTGGTCAACAAACACATAG GAGTTTGGACGATGTTCGGATGAATCTTGAAGTTCTAAAATATTGTGCAACAGTTCTGTTCCTG GAGTCAAGCCTACCGGAGATACTTACCACAAACAGTTGGATTTCTCCAAATGCGATAACACGAAGCCGTAGCAGTAATGAAAAATTATCTCCCGAGGGGACAAGCTCGAACGTAAATCTTCGCCCAGCAAGTTTAAACAATGGAAATATGCAAACATTAACTTCCACAAATCAAATGATGATTGAGAATCACCCAATATCATCTCTTGTGGTTCCTAACAGAGAGGCCGAATCTAACCAACCTCAGCAAGATCCTTTTAATATGGCTCAACTCACCACCGAAATCATGGTAGAGACCGCAAATTCCCAGCAGACAGATGTTAACATGGACGAGAGATCCATTTCGGTCTCATCTGATTTGTCATCCACCGGGGAATTTCTCGAGCCTGATTCGGTTTCTATTCCTTTCATAAGTGGTTCCTTTGTTCCATTTATTCGCGGGAGCAAGAAGATCAAGTTGATGCACGGAGATAACACTTTGCAGCTTCAATGTGCTCGTCTGAAAGTTCGTTTTGGAATAAGTACTAAGTTCATCGATCTTGCTGGACGACCTAAGTTGAATTTTGTCGTTGATGCACCACCGAGTTTGTGTACAGTTCTTGATTCGTGTAACAACATCGTCCAAAAGATGACTGTGGAATCTGAGAGCAACTCTGAATGGAGACCTGTTGTGAATCGAAAATTTTGCCCACCCAACAACCCTACAATCAGATTGCA CATACCAACCGCTGTTTGCGGTGAGATTGCCATATATGCAACCGAAATCTATCAAAAGGAAAGTAGCGGCTCGGTTCAGAGGTTGGTGTTTAGTAAATTCGATGCTGCAGAGCTCAATTCCTTGCTCCCACCGGGAACCTTTGTCGATGCATTTTTCTCGTTAGATCCATACGATTATCAGCAAAATGCAGGCGTTCGATTGGTCGCCAAGAAATTGATCATCCATTCAGATTGA
- the LOC115722360 gene encoding ubiquitin carboxyl-terminal hydrolase 2-like: MGKKVKKKSRIPQKEKKVTTNSQSIDQSAENVDSATIVVRKTKPCTHLDKGINLEKLSAKIELREHVRCEDCREGVVDRRASKGKAKHGKKKGGGSVDSKATWVCLECGHYACGGVGLPTNPQCHALRHTRQTRHPLVIQFEKPQMRWCFPCNTLVTVEKSEENGDEEQKDVFSDVVKLIKGHTTEEGEDVNVENSWLGTGSVIAEIKSSVVSGDLDGQGGYVVRGLVNLGNTCFFNSVLQNLIAMDKLRDFFFKLDVSVGPLTMALKKIYNETKPEAGFKNVINPRAFFGCVCTKAPQFKGFQQHDSHELLRCLLDGLSSEELGLRKQSNSSKENENGPSPTFVDAVFGGQVSSTVCCTECGHSSTVYEPFLDLSLPVPTKKPTGKKAKAQQSSRAKKAKLPPKRAGKPRPKVNKDLISAVSTSNEISSCQPQIGSVGPTSLAEENSSVVQDSSVIEESENKQVVEDVAEKTSAPMDISSWLDYLEPEAPLDDYNLTSYDIAAQTHHDLENKDTFIEAEQRQNDFESSLPILPPSGEPVATVQFSNVNPWEDEVPLQVQSSEVLLLPYKEEDSTAVEFEVGEVSSSACAVVQEDFEGFGGLFDEPEVTTGPMIGPSLKNDVTKSNSSESDPDEVDDSNSPVSVETCLSHYTKPELLSNENAWHCENCSKALIRQKLDAGKQLKSAPEAVVNGCETTFQSDPEHTNIECVSNLNNVDSKIDCSSQNHIKKENGHADELPSLVPQTGEGNVAMKNAQEQSDSSGSSYHTCKQESLIGQAIDPCCVDGASSAGSIGDKVQQGESKVSAPNLDTEENDDDEEINSKLVKVKRDATKRVLINKVPPILTIHLKRFSQDARGRLSKLNGHVTFKEIIDLKPYMDASCTDEGSYDFRLIGVVEHQGSMRGGHYIAYVRGNENSSKGKNENGDSVWFHASDAYVRQTSLDEVLRSEAYILFYERL; encoded by the exons ATGGGGAAGAAAGTTAAGAAGAAGAGTAGAATTCCTCAAAAGGAGAAGAAAGTTACAACTAATTCTCAATCAATTGATCAAAGTGCTGAGAATGTAGATAGTGCAACTATAGTAGTGAGAAAAACCAAACCTTGTACTCATCTTGATAAAGGTATTAATCTTGAGAAACTTTCTGCTAAAATTGAGTTAAGAGAACATGTTAGGTGTGAAGATTGTAGGGAAGGGGTAGTTGATCGAAGGGCGAGTAAGGGAAAGGCTAAACATGGGAAGAAGAAAGGGGGTGGTTCTGTTGATTCTAAAGCTACTTGGGTTTGTTTGGAATGTGGGCATTATGCTTGTGGAGGTGTTGGATTGCCAACTAATCCTCAATGTCATGCGCTTAGACATACCCGACAGACTCGTCATCCATTGGTTATTCAGTTTGAGAAACCTCAGATGAGATGGTGTTTCCCGTGTAACACGCTTGTAACTGTTGAAAAGAGTGAGGAAAATGGTGATGAAGAACAAAAGGATGTGTTTTCTGATGTTGTGAAATTGATTAAAGGGCATACAACAGAGGAGGGTGAAGATGTAAATGTTGAGAATTCATGGTTAGGGACTGGTAGTGTTATAGCTGAAATCAAATCTAGTGTTGTGTCGGGTGATTTAGATGGACAAGGCGGTTATGTTGTAAGAGGTTTAGTTAATCTTGGAAATACTTGTTTCTTTAATTCGGTTTTACAAAACCTTATTGCTATGGATAAGTTGCGGGATTTCTTTTTCAAGTTGGATGTATCTGTTGGACCTCTCACTATGGCTCTGAAGAAGATCTATAACGAAACAAAACCAGAGGCAGGCTTCAAAAATGTGATAAATCCTAGAGCTTTTTTCGGGTGTGTTTGTACCAAGGCTCCTCAATTTAAGGGGTTTCAACAACACGATAGTCATGAGTTGCTTCGTTGCTTACTAGATGGACTATCTTCAGAGGAGTTGGGGTTGAGAAAGCAAAGTAATTCTTCCAAGGAAAATGAAAATGGCCCGAGTCCTACTTTCGTGGATGCTGTATTTGGAGGTCAAGTATCGAGTACTGTTTGCTGTACTGAATGTGGACATTCTTCAACTGTATACGAGCCATTTTTAGATCTCTCACTGCCTGTGCCAACTAAGAAGCCCACAGGCAAGAAGGCCAAGGCTCAGCAGTCTTCCCGTGCAAAGAAAGCTAAATTGCCTCCGAAGAGAGCTGGAAAGCCCCGGCCAAAAGTTAATAAAGATTTGATTTCAGCTGTTTCAACTAGCAATGAAATTTCTTCTTGCCAGCCACAAATTGGCTCGGTTGGCCCTACTTCGTTGGCTGAAGAAAACAGTTCGGTTGTACAGGATTCCTCAGTCATTGAGGAAAGTGAAAATAAACAAGTGGTTGAGGATGTAGCTGAGAAAACATCAGCTCCAATGGATATTTCTTCATGGTTGGATTACCTTGAGCCAGAAGCTCCATTGGATGACTATAATTTGACTTCATATGATATTGCAGCACAAACTCATCATGATTTAGAAAACAAAGATACATTTATAGAGGCCGAACAACGACAGAATGATTTTGAATCTAGTCTACCGATTCTACCACCTAGTGGGGAGCCAGTTGCAACAGTCCAGTTTTCTAATGTCAATCCTTGGGAGGATGAAGTCCCTTTACAAGTTCAAAGTTCTGAGGTTTTATTGCTTCCTTATAAAGAGGAGGACTCTACTGCTGTGGAGTTTGAAGTAGGGGAGGTTTCTTCGTCAGCTTGTGCGGTTGTTCAGGAAGATTTTGAAGGCTTCGGTGGCTTATTTGACGAGCCTGAAGTAACTACAGGGCCTATGATTGGTCCATCTCTTAAGAATGATGTCACGAAAAGTAACAGCAGCGAGTCTGATCCCGATGAAGTTGATGATTCGAATTCCCCAGTTTCTGTTGAGACTTGTTTGTCTCATTACACAAAGCCAGAGCTTCTCTCCAATGAAAATGCTTGGCATTGTGAAAACTGTTCCAAAGCTCTTATACGCCAAAAATTGGATGCTGGTAAGCAGTTAAAATCTGCTCCCGAAGCTGTGGTAAATGGATGTGAAACAACATTCCAAAGTGATCCCGAGCATACCAATATCGAATGTGTTTCTAATTTGAacaatgtggattcaaaaatcGACTGCTCTAgtcaaaatcacataaaaaaggAGAATGGTCATGCAGATGAGTTGCCTTCTTTAGTTCCTCAAACGGGAGAAGGAAATGTTGCGATGAAAAATGCACAAGAGCAATCGGATTCTTCAGGCTCCTCCTATCACACTTGCAAGCAAGAAAGCTTAATTGGTCAAGCAATAGATCCATGCTGTGTTGATGGAGCTAGTAGTGCTGGTTCTATCGGTGATAAAGTTCAGCAGGGCGAGTCTAAGGTATCAGCCCCGAACCTTGACACCGaggaaaatgatgatgatgaggaaATAAATTCTAAATTGGTAAAGGTCAAGAGGGATGCTACCAAAAGGGTCCTTATCAACAAAGTTCCACCTATTTTGACGATTCATCTTAAGAGGTTCAGCCAAGATGCACGGGGTCGGTTAAGCAAATTGAATGGCCATGTTACTTTCAAAGAAATTATTGATCTTAAACCATACATGGATGCAAG TTGCACAGATGAAGGAAGTTACGATTTTCGCCTCATTGGGGTTGTGGAACACCAAGGAAGCATGAGAGGTGGTCACTACATTGCATATGTGAGAGGCAATGAAAATAGCAGCAAAGGGAAGAATGAAAATGGCGATTCGGTGTGGTTTCATGCTAGTGATGCTTATGTGCGCCAAACATCCTTAGATGAGGTTCTTCGCTCAGAAGCCTATATCTTATTCTACGAAAGACTTTAA